A window of Melospiza melodia melodia isolate bMelMel2 chromosome Z, bMelMel2.pri, whole genome shotgun sequence contains these coding sequences:
- the LOC134431785 gene encoding thioredoxin, which translates to MVKTVGNLVEFQAELQSAGEKLIVVDFSATWCGPCKMIKPFFHSLCEKYGDVIFIEIDVDDAQDVASHCDVKCMPTFQFYKNGEKVQEFSGANKEKLEETIKSLL; encoded by the exons gttgAATTTCAGGCAGAACTGCAATCTGCTGGTGAGAAGCTCATAGTAGTTGATTTCTCTGCCACATGGTGTGGACCATGCAAAATGATCAAGCCCTTTTTCCAC aGTTTGTGTGAGAAGTATGGTGATGTGATATTCATAGAAATCGATGTGGATGATGCCCAG GATGTTGCTTCACACTGTGATGTGAAGTGCATGCCAACGTTCCAGTTCTACAAGAATGGAGAGAAG GTGCAGGAGTTCTCTGGGGCCAATAAAGAGAAGCTGGAAGAGACCATTAAAAGTCTACTCTAA